The sequence below is a genomic window from Harmonia axyridis chromosome 1, icHarAxyr1.1, whole genome shotgun sequence.
CTCGAGAATTCATTATATTGTTCCCTTTTATATAATACACGTCCCAGTTCAAATGGGACCTAATCATTCTGAAAGCATCGCCTGCAAATTACaatgatgtaataatactagGAAGGATAATAACGTGTCCTCATTCCATTCGGTACAACATTTCATTCGGAAAATATGAGACCGATGGGGTAAAATGAAATTTAACCCCGAATTCTGCCTCCTCTCGTCTAAATTTCGTGAAGGAGCTTCACTTTCCCTTCTCCGTTTGTAAAGAGTTGGGCATAAAATGCAATACAGTGAGAATTAGGGTGCCATAAGGAACGGGAAGGATATTATTGTAGGTTTGAATGACGTATAAATTTTGCTTTACGTTCTTCTACTTGTCTTTAGTGTCGTCTTTTGTTTTCGGGTAAAATCCTTCGTTTTTCTTGATGGGGTCTAATTGACGATCTACAGTTTCATGAATGTTTCCATTCCATGTATAATATTGTTATTGAAAACAGTGGTGCAATTTTCGTAAGTTATTGCACAAGTGCAAtaacaagtgcatcaaaattaccgataattttgcatgacaactgcatgagttcattttcatttttggagaaagagctcGACACCGAAGGTgtagggctctttctccaaaaatgaaaatgaccgaatgcagtttttcaaagaataaaccattacatcacttgtcaaactgatgtagaatggaattgccatagattcgaactgtgtaagatgcatagaaactatgcatctatgaacagaacaattatcgcagtgcagtttcgcttcctacaatgcaattatcgctgtaattttcgataattgttctccatatacatagaatttttgacaggaaggaaatattcattaacagCTAACACAACTCTTTAGAAACGTAAATTTTAATATCAACATTGCGATGTTACCAAATTCCTctgaaagaaaacaaattttatattcTACATTTAATTCACCGAGCGAGTAAACCAGGACgcgagaaaaaattatttttttactaCCTGTGATAtttacagaattttttttatttaatggattcggtccttacttggcggaaattcattataaataaaataaaacgaagtaatttccactaacatagtggaaattacttcgttttattttatttacagaATTAGTATTTGCAGAAAAAAAGGAAGATAAGGAACGAGCAGTAAATTCTGACCAAATCTATGAATCTGTTCACAATAGCTcaagtaaagggttttccagTAAAAGTTTCCAATTCTATCTACCCCTATTGAAtttaatattcattattcaacattcctttgagcaattaatagtattttttgaaaaacaacgtgagttataataactcactgctataactcactataataaatcagaaaagatggatctgtgcttgTATACTTCTGTGTTTCTATTCGGTTGACaaaaagggaacattccattattgttattgaggaaaggaatgtcactttgataattttgacgatTATACGTAACTTTTGGGGTTTGTCAATAAAGTTTTTTCCCTTTTCTTGTAATTcagtatttatttttatagtcgtagataaagtatagtattcaacttgcggtaatggtcataactgaCTGGATGTATTGCAAtattcatctgcgtgagttatgacctacattaccgctcgttgaataatatactaattacattgaaaaaaaaataataaaattttatgagGAATTCATTAATATTGCAGGATCATAtcgttttcatgaaattttccatgatcaatTCGCACATTAGTAGCTGTATGTCTTccataacttcacgaatttcctCCTTAATGTTTTTTATCGTTGTGGAACATTGGCATAAACCTTATCTTTCACATGGTCCCAAAGAAAACAGTCTAAACTTCAtcccttagagtaataaacatagatagagggagcatatgtcattttcagtaagcaaattttgtccccaacatgaactatcaaatttgacatgaagcgcgcggaaatgaaaacatatcagcgatacgatatttcactccatTCGCGAGCTTCTTCACGAAGAAAAAACTTCCTATATCCCATAGTAAATCTAGAGTCTGAaggtttatcattgaaaataataaaccagcaAAACTTGCTGAACACTCCACAAATAATCAACCTACCCAAGTAAATTCAGGCGGTTAGGTCATATCCAGACCAATATTTGTTCTTCAACAGCAGATACAAGTTTCGACAAACTATCATCTATATCTATTCCCTCCCATTCTTCGAAAACTAACCCTTATATCTGAAGTGACCGCTCAAATATCAATTTCCAGGCCCTGACAGATGAACAAAGGGAAAAACTCAAGGAACACAGCACTGCTTGCGCCAAAAGTACAGGGGTTGATCCAGAAGCGATCGCAAACGCCAAAAAGGGCACTTTCAGCGATGACGAAAAATTCAAGGATTACCTCTTCTGCGTATCTAAGAAAATTGGCTTCCAAAACGAAGCTGGAGAGATCCAAAAAGACGTCGTTAAACAAAAGGCAACAGTGGCACTGAAAGACGAGAAACTGGTTGATGAGATTATCAAGAAATGCGCGGTTGTCAAGGATACGCCTCAAAATACAGCTTTTGAAGTAGCGAAAtgttattatgaaaataatgcCAAACACTCTTCCCTGGTCTGAATgaatatgtatataatattaGTTTATGTGATGTCTAGAATAAAGCCTTCTTTTACTAAGTAACAGATGTGTTTCATTCTTTCGGATAACCTAGtttcaatgaaatcaaaaatgtatTCAAAAGGAACATATCTCTTGTTCTAATACGTTGGATGATAAACCAAAAGTAGCCTCTTCACTTTTCAACGAGTGCAGTATTCTTCCAGAATAGATACCcaaacaaatagaaaaagatcaataatcattttgaattatctaATGGATCTATCAGTCTTAAAATAACCACAGAAATGTTTTTGTATTGCCATCCAATTCACACCGAGTCACTTCTAAGGTAGTAAACTAAAGGAACTGCCAACCAATAATGATTATTATCTGCCACTTAAGCCAAGACATGTATTCAACTGTTAAACcacaatatatttgaataaaacagATTGAGCTGAGGTAAATCCAACTTCTTGAATTAACCTTGAACtgaattgaatatataaaaGGATCATCTCTGTATAACTTAATCAGTATTCTCCGTCTTCTTGTTTATACCTTAGCATAACTAAAAACGAATTCAAACAGAATGAAATTTCTTGTGGTAGCAGCTTGTGTTTTGTTAACTGTTCAGGTAATATGAGAAATATTATggttgttatattttattagaTATGTAGAAAATTTGTAACCAGTAGGTATTTCCTCTTTTATCCTGAGAAATCGTTCGATGAATTTTAAATGTTGAAATTCAAAGGAAAAATTGTGTTATGGTGTACTGTTCAGGACAATattgattattcaatataatgttATGAAACTCCAAAATTCTTTAATCATCTCGggtttcttttcaaaatttcaacctCGTTTACATGAATATGTAATACTTTTATATTctgctttatttttttatgattccgCTAACACgagatcaatataaatattgagAGTTTTGAGAAATTCATTGTCGAGTTGCAATATATGCCTACTGGAGATGTAGCCGAAACGTTAGATCAAAAATAAATCAGACCGTGATCACAAAGCCCGGAATTATCTGACTACAGTGTCAAATCATCGAGAAGCTAACATCTTAAATGTCCCTATTTGAGCTAGTAGAAGCAGCTGACCGTTTCATCTGAAGTGACCGCTTGAATATCAATTTCCAGGCCTTGACAGATGAACAAAGGGAAAAAATCAAGCAACACAGCCCTGCTTGCGCCGCAAGTGTGGAGATGAATCAAGAAGCTATAGAAAACGCCAAAAAAGGCACTTTCGCCGATGATGACAAATTCAAGAAATACCTCTTCTGCATGTCTAAGAAAATTGGCTCCCAAAACGAAGCTGGGGAGATTCAAAAGGACGTCATGAAGCAAAAGGCAACTGTGGAACTGAAAGACGAGATTATCAAGAAATGCGCCATTGTCGTTGATACGCCGCAACATAGAGCTTCTGACATAGCGAAATGTTATTATGCAAATGATCCCAAACACTTTTCCCTGGTCTGAATGTATATGTTCATATTATTAGTTTATGTGATGTCTAGAATAAAGCCTTCTTTTTCCAAGTAACAGATGCGTTTCGTTTTTTCGGATTACGTGGAAGTCGAGCTCTTACTGTAATGGAATATTTCTGCCTTGATACAAGCCTGTTTGAGGATTTTACCTATTGGGTAAATCGAATAAGTAATGGGAAACTGCTGAAGTAATGCATCTTATATATTCAGGATAATACCTAAAATATAATTCCATATAACTGATGGATGAGGTTAGAGGTAGATATGAAAATTGATATTCAGGTTACATAGAAATTCCTTCATTTCCAACATGTAAACAATGAATCAAAGTTCATGTCACACTCTTTTGCATCTTAATTGAACTCCATGAAGCAATTGGAGTAAAGAAAATATCTAGTTAAAACATGTGAGGCCAATGTTAGACCAAAACATTATTATTAGGAAATTTATAATCAAGAAACAAAAActcaagaagtttttttttatttgctaCTTCATTCACATATTCCACTTCACCAAAAAAGTGTTTATTAGTTACGTTCTAACATAAAGATTCTATCAATCACAggaaagttatgagaacttcaGTAAAATACTTCATTCACCGTGAATTGCAAAAACTTTATAATCACAAAGTATGAAAGGAGGGGTATTCATGATATCCATTAAAGGGTAAGACAAGATAATGAGTTTGCTATGGAGAGAactgtaaacaaatatttatcaTCTTAGTTAATCCCctcaaatgaaattcaattgaatatagGGGTCAATTAAGAAGTAGTAATTCAACAGTACCACCAAAATCTTCCGTTTTCTACAGTGCTAAAGACTGATCTTTCACCACAATAgcaaatctgaaaatttttataaaagcTTTGGATGTCATTTATCAATGATTTTCTGAGCAGTATGCTTTTTAAGATGGCTAGATCTAAGCAGTATGTCTTCAGATCTTACATTTCCCACTAGCAGAATTTGCACAATTCATCTGCTGACAAGCTCACTCGGTACAGGAGATACTCATACAATCAGTGCCTTATGTACAGTCAGACAATAATTCAAAGTTTTGCTCGTGACTGCTCAACCTTCCTTCAACGCATTCAGCTTCAGTGCGGCCGGCTCACCAAGGGTTTGGTACTCTATGGCGTAATGTCCTTCTTTTTTCACGCTGTCCTGCCCTAAGGAGTGTAGGATAGGGCAGAAGCAATTCGTTGAAGGTGTTAGAGTCATTCAACAGGTAGCCTTTAGCACTTAAGGTCCTAAACTGGCTCCCGCGGAAACATAAGTAACCCCTATTCTACCACGTACTCACAGCCGAATGTTGGTATCTTCTTGCTTCCTTCTCGGCCTCTTGTGTCATGTTCTGCTAGACCTGTCAATGATTTTCACTTACCTTTATGGCATCTATCTGGTCGGTTCTGTGCCTC
It includes:
- the LOC123674081 gene encoding uncharacterized protein LOC123674081, producing the protein MEILTFLISFTFLSLVVASSLDPEMVKKIHGECFEISHLPRDSLDKIRAGQVDLTDLAVKEHLFCYTKKVGFVNDAGILNDDLIKKRLALQIKDENKVEEYAKICNAPKKEGEEVNYFAAKVVACYYNSFPGIVIMSSKKNLVLIVFMDFHIFKENDLMEITYHMILKTNSNKMKFLVVAACVLLTVQALTDEQREKLKEHSTACAKSTGVDPEAIANAKKGTFSDDEKFKDYLFCVSKKIGFQNEAGEIQKDVVKQKATVALKDEKLVDEIIKKCAVVKDTPQNTAFEVAKCYYENNAKHSSLVIELRMKFLVVAACVLLTVQALTDEQREKIKQHSPACAASVEMNQEAIENAKKGTFADDDKFKKYLFCMSKKIGSQNEAGEIQKDVMKQKATVELKDEIIKKCAIVVDTPQHRASDIAKCYYANDPKHFSLV